From Acetobacteroides hydrogenigenes, one genomic window encodes:
- the rsfS gene encoding ribosome silencing factor, which translates to MVKQTSVKNQTQELVNAIVEAVDDKKGENIVSLDLRKLDNAVCQYFIVCNANSTTQVGAIADGVSDKVLEKTGEKPWHSEGYDNCLWVLLDYGDVVLHVFQTEQREFYKLEDLWADAKRVKHG; encoded by the coding sequence ATGGTAAAGCAAACCAGCGTCAAAAATCAAACTCAAGAATTAGTAAATGCAATCGTTGAGGCCGTTGATGACAAGAAAGGGGAAAACATTGTAAGCCTCGACTTAAGGAAGCTCGATAATGCCGTCTGCCAATATTTCATAGTATGTAACGCAAACTCTACCACACAGGTAGGCGCAATTGCCGATGGTGTATCTGACAAAGTGCTGGAAAAAACAGGCGAAAAACCATGGCACAGCGAAGGGTACGATAATTGCCTATGGGTATTACTAGACTATGGAGACGTAGTGCTGCATGTCTTTCAAACAGAACAAAGAGAGTTCTACAAGCTGGAAGATCTTTGGGCCGATGCAAAAAGAGTAAAACATGGATAG
- a CDS encoding polyketide cyclase, with translation MTEVESKVVAIRNSAELVFNALSDFRNFNGLVNMVPEGQMTDWQADENTCHFKVKGFDVGLKFVEKEPHKTLKLTGDGKIPFEFFFWIQLKEVAPYDVRMKLTLHADLNFMMKMMLKGKLQDGIDQMADQIAKAFSR, from the coding sequence ATGACAGAAGTAGAAAGCAAAGTAGTAGCCATCCGCAACAGCGCCGAGCTCGTATTCAACGCGCTCTCGGATTTCCGCAACTTCAATGGGCTGGTTAACATGGTGCCCGAAGGGCAAATGACCGACTGGCAGGCCGACGAAAACACCTGCCACTTTAAGGTAAAAGGCTTCGACGTAGGCCTGAAGTTCGTGGAGAAGGAGCCCCACAAAACCCTTAAGCTTACCGGCGACGGCAAAATCCCCTTCGAGTTTTTCTTCTGGATACAGCTCAAGGAGGTAGCCCCCTACGACGTTCGCATGAAGCTCACCCTTCACGCCGACCTCAACTTTATGATGAAGATGATGCTCAAGGGCAAGCTGCAGGACGGCATCGACCAGATGGCCGACCAAATCGCCAAGGCCTTTAGCCGATAG
- the ftsH gene encoding ATP-dependent zinc metalloprotease FtsH, translated as MDNNNKQGGNSKFPQPKFSIYWIYAIVALAIIGLNFFYSGGSPVETNLQKVKTQMLPKGDVERLDIVSNDRRVDVYLKKGRIKNYQKDFETSFSSPSKNGPQFYFSIGSPDEFQKNIEEFQKTLPAGNQAVITFNNKKDWTGDIFTLLLYAALIIGFWVFILRRMSKGAGGAGGNIFSVGKSKAQLFDKENHVRVNFNDVAGLDEAKVEVMEIVDFLKNPQKYTELGGKIPKGALLVGPPGTGKTLLAKAVAGEANVPFFSLSGSDFVEMFVGVGASRVRDLFKQAKEKAPCIVFIDEIDAIGRARGKNANFSGNDERENTLNQLLTEMDGFGTNVGVIILAATNRADILDRALLRAGRFDRQIYVELPDLNGRAEIFKVHLRPLKLAPELDTSFLAKQTPGFSGADIANVCNEAALVAARKNKKQVDKQDFLDAIDRIIGGLEKKNKIITVEEKRTIAYHEGGHATVSWLLEHANPLLKVTIVPRGRALGAAWYLPEERQITTREQIMDELAATLGGRASEEIVFGKISTGALNDLERVTKQAYAMVSYYGMNKELGNLSFYDSTGQNEYMFGKPYSEKTAETIDAEVKSIVEEAYQRAKNTLIENREGLNKLSELLLEREVIFSEDLEAIFGKRKGAKEELLSVKPVEDKNSLGDISSAANENESKTESETDAESLNKESNA; from the coding sequence ATGGACAATAATAACAAGCAAGGAGGAAACAGCAAGTTCCCTCAACCCAAGTTTAGCATATACTGGATATATGCTATTGTGGCATTAGCCATTATAGGGCTAAACTTTTTCTACAGCGGAGGATCTCCCGTAGAGACAAACCTTCAAAAGGTAAAAACACAAATGCTCCCTAAAGGAGACGTTGAGCGCCTAGACATTGTCAGCAACGATAGGCGCGTAGATGTTTACCTTAAGAAAGGCCGTATAAAAAACTACCAAAAGGATTTTGAGACCAGTTTCAGCTCTCCTTCTAAAAACGGACCCCAATTCTACTTTTCCATTGGATCTCCTGATGAATTTCAGAAGAACATTGAAGAATTCCAGAAAACACTTCCAGCCGGCAATCAAGCCGTTATCACCTTTAACAATAAGAAGGACTGGACTGGCGACATATTCACGCTCCTACTATACGCAGCTTTAATTATTGGTTTTTGGGTATTCATTCTACGCCGAATGTCAAAAGGAGCTGGGGGTGCTGGTGGCAACATTTTTAGCGTTGGCAAATCAAAAGCGCAGCTTTTCGACAAGGAAAACCACGTTAGAGTCAACTTCAACGATGTTGCCGGACTCGACGAAGCAAAAGTCGAGGTAATGGAAATTGTCGATTTCCTTAAGAATCCACAAAAATACACCGAACTTGGAGGTAAAATCCCCAAGGGAGCACTTCTTGTAGGCCCTCCAGGAACTGGTAAAACGCTTTTGGCAAAGGCCGTAGCAGGCGAAGCAAATGTTCCATTCTTCTCGCTCTCGGGATCAGACTTCGTTGAGATGTTTGTTGGAGTAGGAGCATCGCGCGTACGCGACCTCTTCAAGCAAGCAAAGGAGAAAGCTCCATGCATCGTATTCATCGATGAAATTGATGCTATTGGTCGCGCAAGAGGTAAAAACGCCAACTTCTCGGGCAATGACGAACGAGAAAACACCCTCAACCAGCTCTTAACCGAAATGGATGGTTTTGGAACCAACGTAGGGGTAATCATACTTGCAGCAACCAACAGGGCTGATATTCTCGACCGCGCCCTACTCCGCGCCGGACGTTTTGACAGGCAGATCTACGTTGAGCTGCCAGATCTAAACGGACGAGCAGAGATATTCAAGGTACACTTACGCCCATTAAAGCTTGCTCCAGAACTCGACACAAGTTTCCTAGCTAAGCAAACCCCAGGATTTTCGGGGGCAGACATTGCCAACGTTTGTAACGAAGCTGCTCTTGTTGCTGCTCGTAAAAACAAAAAGCAGGTAGATAAGCAAGACTTTTTGGATGCAATAGACCGCATCATAGGAGGTCTTGAAAAGAAAAACAAGATCATTACCGTTGAAGAGAAAAGAACAATTGCTTACCACGAGGGTGGACATGCCACCGTATCGTGGTTGCTCGAACATGCCAATCCGTTGCTTAAGGTAACCATCGTGCCCCGTGGACGAGCGCTTGGTGCAGCATGGTATCTTCCTGAAGAACGCCAAATAACCACTCGCGAACAAATTATGGACGAGTTGGCTGCAACATTAGGTGGCCGTGCATCAGAAGAGATTGTTTTCGGAAAGATTTCTACAGGTGCGCTTAACGACCTTGAACGAGTTACCAAGCAAGCCTATGCCATGGTATCGTACTACGGCATGAACAAAGAGCTCGGCAACCTAAGCTTTTACGATTCAACAGGGCAAAACGAATACATGTTCGGTAAACCTTACAGCGAAAAAACTGCCGAAACGATAGATGCAGAGGTTAAGAGTATCGTAGAAGAAGCTTATCAGCGAGCAAAGAATACCCTCATCGAAAATAGAGAAGGGCTAAATAAGCTCTCTGAACTTCTTTTAGAAAGAGAAGTAATCTTTAGCGAAGATCTAGAAGCAATCTTTGGAAAAAGAAAAGGAGCAAAAGAAGAACTCCTTAGCGTAAAACCCGTTGAAGATAAAAATTCACTCGGAGATATTAGCTCTGCTGCTAATGAGAACGAATCAAAAACGGAATCCGAGACAGACGCAGAGTCTTTAAACAAAGAATCAAACGCATAG
- a CDS encoding biotin--[acetyl-CoA-carboxylase] ligase, whose amino-acid sequence MSKTFTSRNDGVIGANVAYKPVAESTNTEATMGLAQKDGEGTVYIVDFQTKGRGQRGNYWESEERKNLTLSILTYPAFLDIANHFYLSKVVANGMVQALSEFGIAAKIKWPNDIYVGDFKVAGILIENGLMGSKLSHSIWGIGLNVNQHIFNSNAPNPISMSLVVGGELNRDEVLQAVLGAIDGWYAKLRNGLLADIDAYYFGALYRSQGKFWFEADGERFMASIKGIEPTGELVLEDEKGALRSFAFKEVSFII is encoded by the coding sequence ATGAGCAAAACTTTCACAAGTCGGAATGATGGTGTAATTGGGGCAAATGTTGCCTACAAGCCCGTTGCGGAGTCGACGAATACGGAGGCTACAATGGGGTTGGCTCAAAAGGATGGTGAGGGGACGGTGTATATTGTAGACTTTCAGACAAAAGGACGAGGGCAGCGCGGAAACTACTGGGAGAGCGAAGAGCGGAAGAACCTTACGCTTTCGATCTTGACGTACCCTGCGTTCCTGGATATAGCCAACCATTTCTACCTTTCGAAGGTGGTGGCCAACGGTATGGTGCAGGCCTTGTCGGAATTTGGTATAGCGGCAAAAATTAAGTGGCCGAACGATATCTACGTTGGCGATTTTAAGGTTGCCGGAATTCTTATCGAGAATGGGCTTATGGGGAGCAAGCTCTCGCACAGCATTTGGGGGATTGGGCTAAACGTAAACCAGCACATCTTTAACAGCAATGCTCCAAATCCTATATCGATGTCGTTGGTTGTAGGTGGCGAGCTGAACCGTGACGAGGTGCTTCAGGCTGTGCTTGGGGCTATCGATGGCTGGTATGCAAAGCTTAGAAACGGGCTGCTGGCCGATATTGATGCTTACTACTTCGGGGCGCTGTACCGTAGCCAAGGAAAGTTCTGGTTTGAGGCCGATGGAGAACGCTTTATGGCCTCTATAAAGGGGATTGAGCCTACCGGCGAGCTGGTGCTGGAGGATGAGAAGGGGGCGCTCCGCTCGTTTGCTTTCAAGGAGGTGTCGTTTATTATCTAG
- a CDS encoding phosphatidate cytidylyltransferase, whose amino-acid sequence MNLNNFTTRALSGAIFVAILVSGIIIGYETFLLLMLIIIGLTLNEFYINVKKGGIAPNFSFGLIAGLGTFISFFIFAFGGYQDVVYLAFPLLIYVGIFISELFRDKPNPFLNVSMTLLGVFYIALPFAILNFLVFLQFSNLDGVIFDWYYILALFILVWTNDTFAYLTGMAIGKHKFFERISPKKTWEGIIGGIFFTCAMSVGLYFLYPYIAPLGKLGFSGLTLTEWIGLALVVSIFADLGDLVESMLKRSLNIKDSGNIIPGHGGMLDRFDAILLAAPAAFVYLMFIIV is encoded by the coding sequence TTGAATCTTAACAACTTTACAACCAGAGCTCTTAGTGGAGCCATATTCGTTGCAATTCTTGTATCAGGTATCATTATTGGGTATGAGACGTTCTTGCTCTTAATGCTCATTATTATAGGCCTTACCCTAAACGAGTTTTACATCAACGTAAAAAAAGGAGGCATAGCACCCAACTTCTCATTTGGGCTAATTGCCGGATTGGGTACTTTTATATCCTTTTTCATCTTTGCATTTGGAGGATATCAAGATGTGGTTTATTTAGCGTTTCCCCTACTAATTTATGTTGGGATATTTATTTCTGAGCTATTTAGGGATAAGCCAAACCCCTTCCTAAACGTTTCGATGACGCTACTTGGAGTGTTTTACATAGCCCTTCCATTTGCCATACTCAACTTTCTTGTATTCCTTCAATTCTCAAATCTCGATGGAGTAATTTTTGACTGGTACTACATTCTAGCCCTTTTCATACTAGTTTGGACAAATGACACCTTTGCATACCTAACAGGTATGGCTATAGGTAAGCACAAATTCTTCGAAAGAATTTCGCCAAAGAAGACATGGGAAGGAATTATTGGAGGCATATTCTTTACTTGTGCAATGAGCGTAGGGCTCTACTTTCTGTATCCTTACATCGCTCCACTTGGTAAATTAGGCTTTTCGGGGCTAACTTTAACAGAATGGATTGGACTTGCACTAGTTGTTTCTATATTTGCAGATCTTGGAGACCTAGTGGAGTCGATGCTAAAGCGTAGTCTAAACATCAAAGATTCAGGCAATATCATCCCAGGACACGGGGGTATGCTCGACCGTTTTGATGCAATACTACTGGCAGCACCTGCTGCATTTGTTTACCTGATGTTTATCATTGTTTAA
- the pyrE gene encoding orotate phosphoribosyltransferase yields the protein MTSVEKAIAQSLLKIKAVKLSPSEPFTWASGWNSPIYCDNRVTLSYPEIRKQIYQSFAQLIAEKYPEAELIAGVATGAIAHGVLVAEEMQKPFIYVRSAPKGHGLGNQIEGQYTKGQKVVVVEDLISTGGSSLSAVEALRQAGVEVLGMVAIFTYGFKTAEDNFAAANVKVDTLSCYNALIESALESGYVKEDQLNDLKEWRIAPDKWRK from the coding sequence ATGACTAGCGTTGAAAAAGCAATAGCACAAAGCTTGCTCAAGATTAAGGCCGTGAAGCTAAGCCCCAGCGAGCCCTTCACCTGGGCATCGGGCTGGAACTCGCCCATCTACTGCGACAACCGGGTAACCCTTTCGTACCCCGAAATCCGCAAGCAAATTTACCAATCTTTTGCTCAGCTTATCGCCGAAAAGTATCCCGAAGCCGAGCTAATTGCCGGCGTAGCCACCGGAGCCATTGCCCACGGCGTTCTGGTTGCCGAGGAGATGCAAAAGCCATTCATCTACGTGCGCTCGGCTCCAAAGGGGCACGGGTTGGGCAATCAGATCGAAGGTCAGTACACCAAAGGCCAAAAAGTTGTGGTAGTCGAAGACCTCATCTCCACCGGAGGCAGCAGCCTTAGCGCTGTCGAAGCGCTACGTCAGGCCGGCGTAGAGGTGCTCGGCATGGTGGCCATCTTCACCTACGGCTTTAAAACCGCCGAAGACAACTTCGCCGCCGCCAACGTAAAGGTCGACACCCTAAGCTGCTACAACGCGCTCATCGAGTCGGCCCTCGAGTCGGGCTACGTAAAGGAAGATCAGCTAAACGATTTAAAGGAGTGGCGCATCGCCCCCGACAAGTGGAGAAAGTAA
- a CDS encoding phosphatidylserine decarboxylase family protein, with translation MRIHKEGHSMLTKTLLLMVAVLAILFFFTPLYVYGASIIVFGLLYIFLLRFFRFPHRPQLADDGVLYAPADGTVVVIEKTFEDEFFKDERIQVSIFMSVWNVHINWYPIKGIVEYFRHHHGKFMVAWHPKSSTENERTTVVINNGSTKILLRQIAGLLARRIVCYAKEGEKIEQNQQMGFIKFGSRVDIFLPVGTKVEVSLNQKTVGSQTVIARLK, from the coding sequence ATGCGCATTCACAAAGAAGGACATTCAATGCTCACTAAAACGCTACTGTTGATGGTTGCCGTTTTAGCCATTCTATTCTTTTTTACACCGCTTTACGTTTACGGAGCAAGCATTATCGTATTCGGTCTACTTTATATATTCCTTCTTCGTTTCTTCCGGTTTCCTCATCGTCCACAACTAGCTGATGATGGAGTTCTTTACGCACCTGCCGATGGAACGGTTGTCGTAATTGAAAAAACGTTCGAAGACGAATTCTTTAAAGACGAACGAATACAAGTTTCAATCTTCATGTCGGTTTGGAATGTGCACATCAACTGGTATCCTATAAAAGGGATAGTAGAGTACTTTAGGCACCACCACGGTAAGTTCATGGTGGCATGGCATCCCAAATCTTCTACCGAAAACGAGCGAACTACAGTTGTAATTAACAATGGATCAACCAAGATTCTTCTTCGACAAATTGCAGGGTTACTTGCTCGTCGTATAGTTTGCTACGCAAAAGAGGGCGAAAAGATAGAGCAAAACCAGCAAATGGGCTTCATAAAGTTTGGATCACGAGTTGACATCTTTCTACCTGTAGGAACCAAGGTTGAGGTATCCCTCAACCAAAAAACAGTTGGTAGCCAAACCGTTATTGCAAGACTTAAGTAA